The following proteins are co-located in the Megalobrama amblycephala isolate DHTTF-2021 linkage group LG12, ASM1881202v1, whole genome shotgun sequence genome:
- the ndufaf2 gene encoding NADH dehydrogenase [ubiquinone] 1 alpha subcomplex assembly factor 2 has product MSRITSLLRRTFGMVKEHIGTDHLGNKYYFIPEQKSWTGRVIRPRRLVEAANPKEFEYMEGSIPSEWDAWIRGRRKQPPTIEELLKNERYREQIKIKAGEAEERDKALQDKEYEEGLVAQPVQTQVKGHASATQFGQSEFSEDPVSTANTFQPGSWTPPGNKK; this is encoded by the exons ATGAGCCGTATAACCTCTTTATTGCGAAGAACATTTGGGATGGTAAAAGAGCATATCGGCACAGATCATTTaggaaataaatattacttcatACCCGAGCAGAAGTCATGGACGG GACGGGTCATTCGGCCGAGACGCCTAGTAGAAGCAGCAAATCCAAAAGAGTTTGAGTACATGGAAGGAAGCATTCCTTCTGAATGGGATG CTTGGATCAGAGGCAGGCGAAAACAGCCACCTACTATAGAG GAGTTGCTAAAGAATGAACGCTACAGGGAGCAGATCAAAATCAAAGCTGGAGAGGCTGAGGAGAGGGATAAAGCCCTGCAGGACAAAGAGTATGAGGAAGGTCTGGTGGCCCAGCCTGTTCAGACTCAAGTCAAAGGTCATGCTTCTGCCACACAGTTTGGGCAGTCTGAATTCAGTGAGGACCCCGTAAGCACTGCCAACACATTCCAGCCAGGGTCCTGGACACCTCCAGGAAACAAAAAATAG
- the smim15 gene encoding small integral membrane protein 15, translating to MLYIPIWSAAEDGLRTMIDIKAWAEYVVEWAAKDPYGFLTTVILALTPLFIASALLSWKLAKMIEAKEREQKKKQKRQENIAKAKRAKKD from the exons ATGCTCTATATACCGATAT GGTCTGCTGCTGAAGACGGACTGAGGACGATGATTGATATCAAAGCGTGGGCAGAATATGTGGTGGAGTGGGCAGCCAAAGATCCCTATGGCTTTCTCACCACGGTTATCCTGGCTTTGACTCCTCTGTTTATCGCCAGTGCCCTGTTATCATGGAAACTCGCCAAGATGATCGAGGCCAAGGAGCGTGAgcagaaaaagaaacaaaaacgaCAAGAGAACATTGCCAAAGCCAAGAGAGCCAAGAAGGATTGA